The Peptostreptococcaceae bacterium genome has a window encoding:
- a CDS encoding transglycosylase SLT domain-containing protein, with translation MKVLNKKAMNKFYLLLIPILVIGFALVAYAETENEYEVNDKDVPFTVLSGEFNEAYDNELLNKVETAQNFETYENLLLMENATRIMEVTSLPEEAALSLVKYSDELEIRISLLLALMELESDFNKYEVGTHEDRGYMQIIPGTEKWLAEEYGDTIGVEYDPERIFEEDYNIGLSAVYINMLHNAYGDNYNRILSEYNRGPYNLKAYYEKNGTYSTSYSRKVLSLEKKYKPLNS, from the coding sequence ATGAAAGTTTTAAATAAGAAAGCAATGAATAAGTTCTATTTGTTGCTTATACCAATTCTGGTAATTGGATTTGCATTGGTTGCATATGCCGAAACTGAGAATGAATACGAAGTAAATGATAAAGATGTTCCGTTTACGGTATTATCCGGGGAATTCAATGAGGCGTATGATAATGAATTGCTCAATAAAGTTGAAACTGCGCAAAACTTCGAAACATATGAGAATTTATTGTTGATGGAAAATGCTACAAGAATAATGGAAGTGACCTCACTGCCTGAAGAAGCGGCATTGTCGCTTGTTAAATATTCAGATGAGCTTGAAATAAGAATCTCACTCTTGCTTGCGCTTATGGAACTGGAAAGCGATTTTAACAAGTATGAGGTAGGCACACATGAAGACAGAGGGTATATGCAAATTATACCTGGAACGGAAAAATGGCTGGCTGAAGAATATGGGGATACGATAGGTGTGGAATATGATCCTGAACGCATTTTCGAGGAGGATTACAACATAGGGCTATCAGCAGTCTATATAAACATGCTTCATAACGCTTATGGTGATAATTACAATAGAATCTTATCAGAATACAATCGCGGACCCTATAATCTGAAAGCGTACTATGAAAAAAATGGAACCTACAGCACCAGCTATTCGAGAAAGGTGCTTTCGCTTGAAAAGAAATATAAGCCCTTGAACTCATAA
- a CDS encoding metal-dependent hydrolase, which translates to MDPLTHGVIGLAISTFSGTPVGVMNPITLGCSIGAMAPDIDVVMKFIWDDKVYLKHHRGFSHTMPALLGLSGIITGALHMMFPGSAVMDIFLWTMIGALSHTMFDILNSYGARLIPFVKRKFKLNLLMLYDPVVTLLALVLIFKAQKSLMVYGTSVSIFIVYLFARLLMRKRAEKAIIKNFAHGYKIISIDVLPALMAFHKWNFVLSTNSHNIAGQINILNKSIEIRKKLRCQDKDLVKLFKGSNAGQYFTSLSPNYHVAQKSFEGGIILEGIDLRYFMRDDFMHHATVIIDENKNILESFIQPYKYDKRIPVAEHF; encoded by the coding sequence TTGGATCCTTTAACTCACGGTGTTATTGGTTTGGCAATATCGACTTTTAGTGGAACACCGGTTGGTGTTATGAATCCTATAACTTTGGGATGTTCCATAGGGGCAATGGCTCCTGATATAGATGTGGTAATGAAGTTCATTTGGGATGATAAGGTTTATCTTAAGCACCATAGGGGATTTTCACACACAATGCCTGCATTGCTAGGCTTATCCGGCATAATTACAGGAGCTTTGCATATGATGTTCCCAGGCAGTGCGGTAATGGACATCTTTCTTTGGACCATGATAGGGGCGCTTTCGCATACAATGTTTGATATATTGAACTCGTATGGCGCAAGGCTGATTCCGTTCGTAAAGAGGAAGTTCAAGTTGAATCTGTTAATGTTGTATGATCCGGTAGTGACGCTTCTAGCGTTGGTATTGATATTCAAAGCACAGAAGAGTTTAATGGTTTACGGAACTTCGGTTTCGATATTTATTGTCTACCTTTTTGCAAGATTGCTGATGAGAAAAAGAGCTGAGAAGGCTATAATTAAAAACTTTGCTCATGGATATAAAATAATCAGTATAGATGTTTTGCCGGCTTTAATGGCTTTTCACAAATGGAACTTCGTGCTTAGCACAAACAGCCACAACATAGCAGGCCAGATAAACATATTGAACAAGAGTATAGAAATAAGGAAAAAGCTTAGATGTCAAGACAAGGATTTGGTCAAGCTTTTCAAGGGATCGAATGCGGGGCAGTATTTCACAAGTCTTTCTCCAAATTATCATGTGGCCCAAAAAAGCTTTGAAGGCGGGATAATTCTTGAAGGCATTGATTTGAGATATTTCATGAGAGACGACTTCATGCATCATGCGACTGTAATAATCGATGAAAACAAGAACATATTAGAATCATTTATTCAGCCATATAAATATGATAAAAGAATACCAGTTGCAGAACATTTTTAA